The Paenibacillus sp. MBLB1832 genome has a window encoding:
- a CDS encoding lamin tail domain-containing protein: MGATAVYAAENTKIDVYFKNLRYMFDGVEKKPSGSKGFIYDGTTYVPLRFIGEALGKEVSWQSETETVWIGQQPKQESLATKDSNGTSLTDLSVSKQDEASSLAINSWNAGGYNTAKSKTFTINGKSYTTGLGLYLHNNPYPPYYRIGGTATFNISGKYTRLTGLVGAAESTLSGTAEGTLKIIGDGKELLVISGIFADQAPKQVDVDLTGVQELKINFNSNRKSLINMIFADPQLTAAKTTVTTNLPATAPSDVSIVTRNRTAEYVAIKNTSQKTIDLKGWRVLSTNGQEAYTFKDNITLGPDSYIFLTSGSDGAIGRTSDFREYARSFVWSTNEIWSDQSEDTAQLYDAAGKLISEYK; encoded by the coding sequence ATGGGTGCTACTGCCGTGTATGCCGCAGAAAACACAAAGATTGATGTCTATTTCAAAAATTTACGTTACATGTTTGATGGTGTAGAGAAAAAACCTTCTGGCTCGAAAGGCTTCATTTACGACGGAACTACCTATGTGCCGCTGCGATTTATTGGAGAAGCACTGGGGAAAGAAGTTTCTTGGCAAAGTGAGACGGAGACGGTTTGGATTGGACAGCAACCAAAACAAGAATCGCTTGCGACTAAAGATTCAAACGGTACAAGCTTGACTGACTTGAGTGTGAGCAAGCAGGACGAGGCGAGCTCGCTCGCGATCAATAGTTGGAACGCTGGCGGCTATAACACGGCTAAAAGCAAAACCTTCACCATTAATGGCAAGTCGTACACGACAGGTCTAGGTTTGTATTTGCACAACAACCCGTATCCGCCGTATTACCGAATTGGAGGAACAGCTACCTTCAACATCTCTGGCAAATACACTCGCTTAACTGGCCTTGTTGGCGCTGCTGAAAGTACCTTGAGTGGCACTGCCGAGGGAACATTAAAAATCATAGGTGACGGCAAAGAACTGCTCGTTATTTCTGGCATCTTTGCAGATCAAGCCCCTAAACAAGTCGATGTCGACCTCACCGGGGTCCAAGAATTAAAAATTAACTTTAATTCGAATCGTAAAAGTTTAATTAATATGATTTTTGCTGATCCACAATTAACTGCCGCCAAAACTACTGTCACTACAAATCTGCCTGCAACCGCACCTTCAGACGTATCCATTGTCACCCGCAATCGAACCGCTGAATATGTTGCAATCAAAAACACGAGCCAGAAAACAATTGATCTAAAAGGTTGGAGAGTTCTCAGTACAAACGGCCAAGAGGCTTACACCTTCAAGGACAATATAACACTTGGACCCGACAGTTATATCTTTCTTACAAGCGGCAGTGACGGTGCTATTGGCAGAACATCTGATTTCAGAGAATATGCACGTAGTTTCGTATGGTCGACGAATGAGATATGGAGCGATCAGTCTGAGGATACTGCACAGCTCTATGACGCTGCTGGTAAGTTAATTAGCGAGTATAAGTAA
- a CDS encoding ABC-three component system protein, which produces MTTTGTIEFTPYHSAIPSWSGYQYQGKVALNVVLDYILKISPADYDNYQLELEWYEDFCILNGGDYVSIHQVKSYKAHTLSEYKDAIWNLLGKTLLNSCDECYLHSTTEIESEESIKKRLLKLDPPPTPKEPKDPPKSPKIKNYSPWHYFNMVTSSGAYEESFAKFSKYTYSASKSYCPLSELESEIFDRLKQYYGKKGSHYTQLQLDVVYHYLLGEVDKNITRRHIKEQSESEDGDVQIPDRISFRKIIEVLECNWEEPSEEYVILQLRREFHSICDKLSEELLLNMKEDQDMSGLEDLYKVEEYIRTIGSLNNHEFFTFCQMVTPHIHINKANDEAYRKLVPESGIVVLVTAFYEIKQKMNSNEYKYIVQDQSKNTVYLPTTLKLDVGKIRRNEDRLKSAIASEILSNAAIRNNLYEIEVMITENFNSESLVQAANKFTDIDDDADAKSDDKITKIKRIRLIDINTAKGELN; this is translated from the coding sequence ATGACTACTACAGGGACTATTGAATTTACCCCATACCACAGTGCAATCCCGAGCTGGAGCGGCTATCAATATCAAGGTAAAGTTGCACTCAATGTTGTTCTTGATTACATACTCAAAATTAGCCCAGCTGATTATGATAATTACCAGCTTGAGCTGGAATGGTATGAAGATTTTTGTATTTTGAATGGAGGGGATTACGTATCCATTCATCAGGTGAAGTCGTACAAGGCTCATACTCTAAGTGAATACAAAGATGCCATTTGGAATTTACTAGGAAAAACACTTCTTAACTCATGTGATGAGTGTTATCTTCATTCAACAACAGAGATCGAGTCGGAAGAGTCGATCAAGAAAAGATTATTAAAACTAGACCCACCTCCGACTCCAAAGGAACCCAAAGACCCACCGAAAAGTCCGAAAATTAAAAATTATTCACCCTGGCATTACTTCAACATGGTAACGTCATCTGGGGCGTATGAAGAATCTTTTGCAAAATTCTCAAAATATACATACTCGGCTTCAAAAAGTTATTGTCCTCTATCCGAATTGGAAAGTGAAATATTTGATCGTTTAAAACAATATTACGGTAAAAAGGGCAGTCATTACACACAACTACAGCTGGATGTGGTTTACCATTACCTCTTAGGTGAAGTTGATAAAAATATCACTCGCAGGCACATAAAAGAGCAAAGCGAAAGCGAAGATGGAGATGTACAGATTCCTGATCGGATAAGTTTTAGAAAAATTATTGAAGTGCTTGAATGTAATTGGGAAGAACCATCAGAGGAGTATGTGATACTTCAACTTAGAAGAGAATTTCATAGTATTTGCGATAAGTTGTCTGAGGAGCTCCTTCTAAATATGAAGGAGGATCAGGATATGAGTGGACTTGAAGATTTGTATAAAGTAGAAGAATATATTCGTACAATTGGGTCTCTAAATAACCATGAATTTTTCACTTTTTGCCAAATGGTTACTCCTCATATTCATATCAATAAAGCTAATGATGAAGCATACAGAAAGCTTGTTCCAGAATCAGGAATAGTGGTTCTTGTAACTGCTTTTTATGAGATTAAACAAAAAATGAACTCGAATGAGTACAAATATATTGTACAAGATCAATCGAAAAATACAGTTTATTTACCAACAACTCTTAAACTTGATGTAGGAAAAATTAGAAGAAATGAAGATAGGTTGAAGTCAGCAATTGCAAGTGAAATTTTGAGTAACGCTGCAATTCGAAATAATTTATATGAGATTGAAGTCATGATAACTGAAAATTTTAATTCAGAATCGCTCGTTCAAGCCGCTAATAAATTTACAGATATTGATGATGATGCTGATGCCAAAAGTGATGATAAGATTACGAAAATAAAAAGGATTCGTTTAATTGACATTAACACTGCAAAAGGGGAACTGAACTAA
- a CDS encoding ABC-three component system middle component 1: protein MLRLIKRIFEENNYQIRLLEPEETIILASDSTRASYYLTIFLDSTEFDKTSVEQLNDYYGIVKGLEEGYEPQMDKNLSMLICVKRTQSGVDTAENKRIFDIEEDPYLFKKYVLTYTDHQLDMALQKTDDHGVMSYLHSLLNDEIAFQEHKQSPNSESEYNLVSKLFIKLPFLDLTKRNREISSLKDTITRSLSPELLQLRNDLLKLNIITVEDAEGDIVHQSADAETLRTRLLEYIGMGVE, encoded by the coding sequence ATGTTAAGGTTAATCAAAAGAATATTCGAGGAAAATAACTACCAAATTCGCTTATTAGAGCCAGAAGAAACGATAATTCTTGCTTCAGATTCTACAAGAGCAAGTTATTATTTAACAATATTTTTAGATAGCACTGAGTTTGATAAGACCAGCGTCGAACAGTTAAACGACTATTACGGTATTGTTAAGGGGTTAGAAGAAGGTTATGAACCCCAAATGGATAAAAATCTTTCAATGTTGATTTGTGTGAAAAGAACTCAATCTGGGGTAGACACTGCGGAGAATAAAAGAATATTTGATATTGAAGAAGATCCTTATCTTTTTAAGAAGTACGTTTTGACATACACTGATCACCAACTGGATATGGCACTCCAAAAAACAGATGATCATGGTGTAATGTCGTACCTACATTCACTCCTAAATGACGAAATTGCATTTCAGGAACATAAGCAATCACCGAATAGTGAATCAGAATATAATTTAGTAAGTAAGCTATTTATCAAGTTGCCATTTCTCGATTTAACAAAGAGGAATAGAGAAATCTCAAGTTTAAAGGATACGATAACGAGATCTCTTAGTCCCGAATTGCTCCAATTACGCAATGATTTGCTCAAGCTGAACATCATTACCGTTGAAGATGCTGAGGGCGATATAGTGCATCAATCTGCTGATGCAGAGACGTTACGAACAAGGCTTTTGGAATACATAGGAATGGGTGTTGAATAA
- a CDS encoding ATP-binding protein, whose product MTNYTIDKVLIENFKGIDHLLLDWSNGQLIVLDGPNGFGKTTIFDAIELALTGKIDRIKKPQDARVAYSDVLFSNNPSKNVLIKVQLTTNTGEKGTIVKSLPTSKRLTGVDKQPGKWEIFDTYLLETFDSSLTNDTKSTQKEVSEKFGVEELERLYSLFYYIQQEENTSFLKRPGKERMAEISRLFDTKDEVEEKKYFEGLVKFIDQEKKLKSTEINNIKIRLESYKNHDGVLNQDVTEYELLLGYITDKLWDRENLTVNNKEMRDKFIAELLSIEDFIIHFEQFKLANFNQRLNKYADNKILLQSTITAASFLDRYQEIKNMFEKQKKLQRYLMQLKDYQKSMFSINYDELHSEVEFDLITVKQKVETIRSQGQNVSMLSSIVSELNQTRDKLLEKLNDFHTHQGKSKEDCPFCGYDWGDHERLLIEFQAKKEYFSSLYDDSTKVQEQEIKDLFQVHFSAIIQWLEGYLSNPENSVSEAFYTQLENGYRYEKEIALFLDFCALNNIDLSTHTNNQFNIPLENLEFAVENFSNQLRGRKYVIEEGYAEFDEKFLTFQTLFQENFNGLEANVAKVNVEAVERKKRYIDYQFFNQNEAKKVEDETLLYKINEDFVKLTKQSEQLKQIIETYDSSIKKHWKKIMVDIEVPFYIYSGKIMQNYQRGLGLFIKEKVEAESIVFVSDNASDHDALNFLSSGQLSALVISFTLSLNKVYGNKDLGVLLIDDPVQSMDEINMASLTELLRNDFQHKQIIISTHEDYVSRYLQYKFSKYGFQTLSFNMREESHLKILNQGYTG is encoded by the coding sequence ATGACAAACTACACTATTGATAAGGTTCTTATAGAAAATTTTAAAGGGATCGATCACCTTCTTCTGGATTGGAGCAATGGTCAATTAATTGTGCTAGATGGACCAAATGGTTTCGGAAAAACAACTATTTTTGATGCAATTGAATTGGCTTTAACGGGCAAGATTGATAGAATTAAAAAACCTCAGGATGCTCGTGTGGCTTATAGTGATGTTCTATTTAGTAACAATCCATCAAAAAACGTCTTAATTAAAGTGCAGCTAACCACCAATACAGGGGAAAAAGGAACAATAGTTAAATCACTCCCTACAAGCAAAAGACTAACGGGGGTTGATAAGCAGCCAGGAAAGTGGGAAATATTTGATACATACCTCCTTGAAACATTCGATAGCTCTCTTACTAATGATACAAAGTCAACTCAGAAAGAAGTAAGTGAAAAATTTGGAGTAGAAGAATTAGAACGCCTATATAGTCTTTTTTATTATATTCAGCAAGAAGAAAACACCTCGTTTTTAAAGAGGCCTGGGAAAGAAAGGATGGCGGAAATAAGCCGTCTATTCGACACGAAGGATGAAGTTGAGGAGAAGAAATATTTTGAAGGATTAGTTAAGTTTATTGATCAGGAAAAGAAATTAAAGTCAACTGAAATTAACAATATTAAAATTCGCTTGGAATCTTACAAAAATCATGATGGAGTCTTAAATCAAGATGTCACTGAGTACGAATTATTGTTGGGGTACATTACCGATAAATTATGGGATCGGGAAAATCTTACTGTAAACAACAAGGAAATGCGCGATAAGTTTATTGCTGAATTACTTTCGATTGAGGACTTTATTATCCATTTTGAGCAATTTAAATTGGCTAACTTCAATCAAAGGTTAAACAAGTATGCTGATAATAAGATCCTGCTACAATCAACTATAACCGCCGCGTCTTTTCTTGATAGATATCAGGAAATAAAGAACATGTTTGAAAAACAGAAAAAGCTACAGCGTTATTTGATGCAATTGAAGGATTATCAAAAAAGTATGTTCTCTATTAATTATGATGAGTTACATAGTGAAGTTGAGTTTGACTTAATAACGGTAAAACAAAAAGTCGAGACAATAAGGAGTCAAGGACAAAACGTTTCCATGTTATCAAGTATTGTAAGTGAACTAAATCAAACGAGGGACAAGCTTTTAGAAAAATTGAATGATTTCCATACTCATCAAGGGAAATCAAAAGAAGACTGTCCTTTTTGTGGTTATGATTGGGGAGACCATGAGAGGTTACTTATTGAATTCCAAGCCAAAAAGGAGTATTTTTCTTCTTTATATGATGATTCCACAAAAGTCCAGGAGCAAGAAATAAAGGATCTTTTTCAAGTTCATTTCTCTGCTATCATTCAATGGCTAGAGGGATACCTTTCAAATCCAGAGAACTCAGTAAGTGAAGCATTTTACACGCAATTAGAAAACGGATATCGGTATGAGAAAGAAATAGCTCTTTTTTTGGACTTCTGTGCACTGAACAACATCGATCTTTCGACACACACTAACAATCAATTTAATATTCCTCTGGAGAATTTGGAGTTTGCAGTTGAAAATTTTTCAAACCAACTTCGTGGTAGAAAGTATGTCATTGAAGAAGGATATGCTGAGTTCGATGAAAAGTTCTTAACTTTTCAAACATTATTTCAAGAGAACTTTAATGGGCTTGAGGCTAACGTAGCAAAAGTAAATGTCGAGGCAGTTGAACGTAAAAAACGTTACATTGATTATCAATTTTTCAATCAGAATGAAGCGAAAAAAGTAGAGGATGAAACGCTGCTTTACAAAATCAATGAAGATTTTGTTAAACTAACTAAACAATCGGAACAACTTAAACAGATAATTGAAACCTACGACTCCTCCATAAAAAAACATTGGAAGAAGATAATGGTGGATATTGAGGTCCCGTTCTATATCTACAGTGGAAAAATAATGCAGAATTATCAAAGGGGATTAGGTTTATTTATTAAGGAGAAGGTTGAAGCGGAAAGTATAGTTTTTGTTTCAGACAATGCTTCGGATCATGATGCGTTAAATTTTTTGAGCTCAGGTCAGCTATCGGCACTTGTCATATCTTTCACTCTATCCCTAAACAAAGTTTATGGAAATAAAGATCTAGGTGTTTTATTAATTGATGACCCTGTTCAGTCCATGGATGAAATTAATATGGCCTCTCTAACAGAACTTCTTAGAAATGACTTTCAGCATAAGCAAATTATTATATCTACTCATGAAGACTATGTATCGAGATACTTGCAATACAAGTTCAGTAAATATGGGTTTCAGACTCTCAGTTTTAATATGAGGGAAGAATCACATCTCAAAATCTTGAATCAAGGGTATACTGGATAA
- a CDS encoding competence protein CoiA family protein yields the protein MDIAKYEGKQMNIISEISKYSDAMKESIIDKLRKIAEKGAMTCPFCDEKLILRAGDIRGVHFAHIRGKTCLESSAYDTYSNQVKRESQKHSVIKELIYDELKTQEKIKPDLKVEYGYKEKAKENWKYYPDIYLNKNGKEYAVSIVTNVYKIGDENVVKVIEKRNKYFTNKGLEIVWFIEDRELADDLSNRVIHLWEAERNLTVKTNADTQWDQFLLNLIMNYSAYDLFEVLNYHKRSSLSIDVRSLYYVHSVGEEITFSVYRLILDEAKAPFRAFAVNEGYKMNISKALLIQDAIQLSDHEHDSKDKELFRNKFISNLKDFELKRQQEEDKETKYVPYQDYINIQREQATEQIKNEVEYWVSNDFDVVEHKYKLERFTINSGEAKNLFFFLKRYRNDLNDYGFNVLMFKKLARQALGAISEAPTREWLVEIDEL from the coding sequence ATGGATATTGCTAAGTACGAAGGTAAGCAAATGAATATTATTTCTGAGATAAGTAAATATAGTGATGCGATGAAAGAATCTATCATTGACAAGTTGCGTAAGATCGCTGAAAAAGGTGCAATGACATGCCCATTCTGTGATGAAAAACTTATTCTTAGAGCTGGTGATATACGCGGCGTCCATTTCGCTCATATCCGTGGAAAGACTTGTTTAGAATCAAGTGCTTATGACACATATTCCAATCAAGTAAAACGTGAAAGTCAGAAACATTCGGTTATCAAAGAGCTTATTTATGATGAACTCAAAACGCAAGAAAAGATAAAACCTGACTTAAAAGTAGAGTATGGGTATAAAGAAAAAGCAAAAGAAAATTGGAAGTATTACCCTGATATCTATTTGAATAAAAATGGTAAGGAGTATGCAGTTTCAATCGTTACAAATGTATACAAAATAGGTGACGAAAATGTTGTGAAAGTGATTGAAAAGCGAAATAAATATTTTACTAATAAAGGTTTAGAAATTGTATGGTTTATTGAAGATCGAGAGCTTGCCGATGATCTTTCAAATCGGGTGATCCATTTGTGGGAAGCTGAACGGAATTTAACGGTAAAGACCAATGCAGACACTCAATGGGACCAGTTCTTACTAAATCTAATTATGAATTACTCAGCGTATGATTTGTTTGAAGTATTAAACTATCACAAACGATCATCTCTAAGTATTGATGTACGAAGTTTGTATTATGTGCATTCTGTTGGTGAAGAGATTACGTTCTCTGTATACAGACTTATACTTGATGAGGCTAAAGCTCCTTTTAGGGCATTTGCAGTTAACGAAGGTTATAAAATGAACATTTCAAAAGCTTTGCTTATTCAGGATGCCATTCAATTAAGTGATCATGAACATGATAGTAAGGATAAGGAGTTATTTAGAAATAAGTTCATTTCGAACTTAAAAGATTTTGAACTTAAACGGCAGCAAGAGGAGGACAAAGAGACTAAGTATGTTCCTTATCAAGATTACATTAATATCCAAAGAGAACAAGCAACCGAACAGATCAAGAATGAAGTTGAATATTGGGTAAGTAATGATTTCGATGTTGTTGAGCATAAATATAAACTTGAGCGATTTACCATTAATTCTGGTGAAGCTAAAAATTTATTTTTCTTCTTAAAGAGGTATCGAAATGATTTAAATGATTACGGATTCAATGTATTAATGTTTAAAAAATTAGCAAGACAAGCACTTGGAGCTATTTCGGAGGCACCTACGAGAGAGTGGTTAGTCGAGATTGATGAGTTGTAA
- a CDS encoding phospholipase D family protein, whose product MINISISLITVDLFDQFNELLSATEHEINIISPFIGLQTATILAEWLNKNQKVTCNLITRFYREEFIEQVSSVYGLEKLLQAGANIYAVIDLHSKLYIFDSHSSILGSANFTHGGFFSNHEISVLFNDEPDISARCIECCNDLLSRLQGVKDAIVTQEWIDEEKENIRKTAPLRKDKTVQYSNGFRRGVVLSKIVKQDQFEDLLNFSNNQPLSGTWLKFEGTGDDRIANNINYLEMKGERKRDLNQSFFPLRPSGIQKGDTLFLTLVSYDEKNVPTPLIVGYTETNGYDSRNTANPSDIKKMPWKERFPHYIEFSKGKAINAPIKHGIRLVYLYNTLGKKTYPSLQNKNNVSLKTLHSMHFRRSHIRITKEASDYLTNELNKLFSKHGYIVLG is encoded by the coding sequence GTGATTAATATTTCGATAAGTTTAATTACTGTTGATTTATTTGACCAATTCAATGAATTGCTATCAGCTACAGAGCATGAAATTAATATCATTTCTCCCTTTATAGGGCTACAAACAGCAACGATCTTAGCAGAATGGTTAAACAAAAACCAAAAAGTAACATGCAATTTAATTACACGCTTTTATCGAGAAGAGTTTATCGAGCAGGTAAGTAGTGTATATGGCTTAGAAAAACTACTCCAGGCAGGTGCTAATATCTATGCTGTGATTGATTTACATTCAAAATTATATATTTTTGATTCTCATTCTTCTATATTAGGGTCAGCAAATTTTACCCACGGTGGATTTTTTTCTAATCATGAGATCTCCGTGCTGTTCAATGACGAACCAGATATATCGGCTAGATGTATCGAATGTTGTAATGATTTATTAAGCAGACTTCAAGGAGTCAAGGATGCAATTGTAACGCAAGAATGGATTGATGAAGAAAAGGAGAATATTAGAAAAACTGCTCCTTTGAGAAAAGATAAAACTGTGCAATATTCAAATGGGTTTAGAAGAGGTGTTGTCCTTAGTAAAATTGTTAAGCAGGATCAATTTGAAGATTTACTCAACTTCTCGAATAATCAACCTCTTTCAGGAACCTGGCTCAAGTTTGAAGGGACAGGAGATGATCGAATTGCAAATAATATTAATTATCTAGAAATGAAAGGAGAACGAAAAAGAGATTTAAATCAATCCTTTTTTCCATTAAGACCGAGTGGAATTCAAAAGGGTGACACTCTTTTTTTGACTCTTGTTAGCTATGATGAAAAGAATGTACCAACTCCTTTAATTGTTGGTTATACAGAGACAAATGGTTACGATTCTAGGAACACTGCAAATCCATCCGATATTAAGAAAATGCCGTGGAAGGAACGCTTTCCACACTATATTGAATTCTCAAAAGGAAAAGCAATCAATGCACCTATAAAACATGGTATTAGACTTGTTTATCTTTACAATACTTTAGGGAAAAAGACGTATCCGAGTTTACAAAATAAAAATAATGTTAGTTTGAAAACACTACATAGCATGCATTTTAGGCGATCTCATATTAGAATCACAAAGGAAGCAAGTGATTACTTAACAAATGAATTAAATAAATTATTTTCTAAACATGGCTACATTGTCCTAGGTTAG